From the genome of Suricata suricatta isolate VVHF042 chromosome 3, meerkat_22Aug2017_6uvM2_HiC, whole genome shotgun sequence, one region includes:
- the NFE2L2 gene encoding nuclear factor erythroid 2-related factor 2 isoform X1 translates to MMDLELPPPGLPSQQDMDLIDILWRQDIDLGVSREVFDFSQRRKEHELEKQKKLEKERQEQLQKEQEKAFFAQLQLDEETGEFLPIQPAQHIPSETSGSASYSQVAHIPKPDALYFDDCMQLLAETFPFVDDNGVQHLANSGTPQLCLIHSVSSAAFQSLAPDIPSQIENPVFTAPNQALSPQTPVTQSAIAALDNMQQDIEQVWEELLSIPELQCLNIQNDKLVEAGMVPSPETKMTEIDNSFHFYSSMPSLEKEVGNCSPHFLSSFEDSFSSILSTEDSSQLTVNSLNSDATINTDFGDEFYSAFIAEPSSSNSVPSSATLSQSLSELLNGPIDVSDLSLCKAFNQNHPESTEFNDSDSGISLNTSPGLASPEHSVESSVYGDTLLGFSDSEMEELDSAPGSVNQNGPKTQPVQSSGETVQPLSPSPGHSTPVRDAQCEKTPKKELPVSPSHRKTPFTKDKHSSRLEAHLTRDELRAKALHIPFPVEKIINLPVDDFNEMMSKEQFSEAQLALIRDIRRRGKNKVAAQNCRKRKLENIVELEQDLDHLKDEKEKLLKEKGENDKSLHLLKKQLSALYLEVFGMLRDEEGRPYSPSEYSLQQTRDGNVFLVPKSKKPVVKKN, encoded by the exons ATGATGGACTTGGAGCTGCCGCCGCCCGGACTGCCGTCCCAGCAG gacATGGATTTGATTGACATACTTTGGAGGCAAGATATAGATCTTGGGGTAAGTCGAGAAGTATTTGACTTCAGTCAACGACGAAAGGAGCATGagctggaaaaacagaaaaaacttgaaaaggaaagacaagaaCAACTCCAAAAGGAGCAAGAAAAAGCCTTTTTTGCTCAGTTACAACTAGATGAAGAGACAGGTGAATTCCTCCCAATTCAGCCTGCCCAGCACATCCCTTCGGAAACCAGTGGATCTGCCAGCTACTCCCAG GTTGCCCACATTCCCAAACCAGACGCCCTGTACTTCGATGACTGCATGCAGCTCTTGGCAGAGACATTCCCATTTGTAGATGACAATGGGGTACAACATTTGGCCAACAGCGGAACTCCCCAACTGTGTCTGATACATTCT GTTTCTTCAGCTGCGTTTCAGTCACTTGCTCCTGATATTCCCAGCCAAATCGAGAACCCAGTCTTCACTGCTCCTAATCAGGCTCTGTCACCCCAGACTCCTGTCACTCAGTCAGCCATTGCTGCTTTAGACAATATGCAGCAGGACATTGAGCAAGTTTGGGAGGAGCTATTATCCATTCCAGAATTACAG TGTCTTAATATTCAAAATGACAAGTTGGTCGAGGCTGGCATGGTCCCAAGTCCAGAAACCAAAATGACAGAGATTGacaatagttttcatttctactcATCGATGCCCTCGCTGGAAAAAGAAGTAGGTAACTGCAGTCCACATTTTCTCAGTTCATTTGAGGATTCTTTCAGCAGCATCCTCTCCACAGAAGATTCCAGCCAGTTGACCGTGAACTCATTAAATTCAGATGCCACAATAAACACTGATTTTGGCGATGAATTCTATTCTGCTTTCATAGCAGAACCCAGCAGCAGCAACAGCGTGCCCTCCTCGGCTACTTTAAGCCAGTCACTCTCTGAACTTCTTAATGGCCCCATTGATGTTTCTGATCTATCACTTTGTAAAGCTTTCAACCAAAATCACCCTGAAAGCACAGAATTCAATGATTCTGACTCTGGCATTTCGCTGAACACAAGTCCCGGCCTGGCATCACCAGAACACTCAGTGGAATCTTCTGTCTATGGAGACACACTGCTTGGCTTCAGTGATTCTGAAATGGAAGAGCTAGATAGTGCCCCTGGGAGTGTCAACCAGAACGGTCCTAAAACGCAGCCAGTACAGTCTTCTGGAGAGACAGTCCAACCCCTGTCACCATCCCCGGGGCACAGCACTCCAGTGCGTGATGCCCAGTGTGAAAAAACGCCCAAGAAAGAGTTGCCTGTAAGTCCCAGTCACCGAAAAACCCCATTCACAAAAGACAAACATTCAAGCCGCTTGGAGGCTCATCTCACAAGAGATGAGCTAAGGGCCAAAGCTCTCCACATCCCATTCCCTGTTGAAAAGATCATTAACCTCCCTGTCGATGACTTCAATGAGATGATGTCCAAGGAGCAATTCAGCGAAGCTCAACTGGCATTAATTCGAGATATACGCAGGCGGGGTAAGAATAAAGTGGCTGCTCAGAATTGcagaaaaaggaaactggaaaatatagTGGAACTGGAACAAGATTTGGAtcatttgaaagatgaaaaagaaaagttgctcAAAGAAAAGGGCGAGAATGACAAAAGCCTCCATCTACTGAAGAAACAGCTTAGTGCCCTGTACCTAGAAGTCTTCGGCATGCTACGTGACGAAGAGGGAAGGCCCTACTCTCCCAGCGAGTACTCCCTGCAGCAGACAAGGGACGGCAATGTGTTCCTCGTGCCCAAAAGTAAGAAGCCAGTCGTGAAGAAAAACTAG
- the NFE2L2 gene encoding nuclear factor erythroid 2-related factor 2 isoform X2, whose protein sequence is MDLIDILWRQDIDLGVSREVFDFSQRRKEHELEKQKKLEKERQEQLQKEQEKAFFAQLQLDEETGEFLPIQPAQHIPSETSGSASYSQVAHIPKPDALYFDDCMQLLAETFPFVDDNGVQHLANSGTPQLCLIHSVSSAAFQSLAPDIPSQIENPVFTAPNQALSPQTPVTQSAIAALDNMQQDIEQVWEELLSIPELQCLNIQNDKLVEAGMVPSPETKMTEIDNSFHFYSSMPSLEKEVGNCSPHFLSSFEDSFSSILSTEDSSQLTVNSLNSDATINTDFGDEFYSAFIAEPSSSNSVPSSATLSQSLSELLNGPIDVSDLSLCKAFNQNHPESTEFNDSDSGISLNTSPGLASPEHSVESSVYGDTLLGFSDSEMEELDSAPGSVNQNGPKTQPVQSSGETVQPLSPSPGHSTPVRDAQCEKTPKKELPVSPSHRKTPFTKDKHSSRLEAHLTRDELRAKALHIPFPVEKIINLPVDDFNEMMSKEQFSEAQLALIRDIRRRGKNKVAAQNCRKRKLENIVELEQDLDHLKDEKEKLLKEKGENDKSLHLLKKQLSALYLEVFGMLRDEEGRPYSPSEYSLQQTRDGNVFLVPKSKKPVVKKN, encoded by the exons ATGGATTTGATTGACATACTTTGGAGGCAAGATATAGATCTTGGGGTAAGTCGAGAAGTATTTGACTTCAGTCAACGACGAAAGGAGCATGagctggaaaaacagaaaaaacttgaaaaggaaagacaagaaCAACTCCAAAAGGAGCAAGAAAAAGCCTTTTTTGCTCAGTTACAACTAGATGAAGAGACAGGTGAATTCCTCCCAATTCAGCCTGCCCAGCACATCCCTTCGGAAACCAGTGGATCTGCCAGCTACTCCCAG GTTGCCCACATTCCCAAACCAGACGCCCTGTACTTCGATGACTGCATGCAGCTCTTGGCAGAGACATTCCCATTTGTAGATGACAATGGGGTACAACATTTGGCCAACAGCGGAACTCCCCAACTGTGTCTGATACATTCT GTTTCTTCAGCTGCGTTTCAGTCACTTGCTCCTGATATTCCCAGCCAAATCGAGAACCCAGTCTTCACTGCTCCTAATCAGGCTCTGTCACCCCAGACTCCTGTCACTCAGTCAGCCATTGCTGCTTTAGACAATATGCAGCAGGACATTGAGCAAGTTTGGGAGGAGCTATTATCCATTCCAGAATTACAG TGTCTTAATATTCAAAATGACAAGTTGGTCGAGGCTGGCATGGTCCCAAGTCCAGAAACCAAAATGACAGAGATTGacaatagttttcatttctactcATCGATGCCCTCGCTGGAAAAAGAAGTAGGTAACTGCAGTCCACATTTTCTCAGTTCATTTGAGGATTCTTTCAGCAGCATCCTCTCCACAGAAGATTCCAGCCAGTTGACCGTGAACTCATTAAATTCAGATGCCACAATAAACACTGATTTTGGCGATGAATTCTATTCTGCTTTCATAGCAGAACCCAGCAGCAGCAACAGCGTGCCCTCCTCGGCTACTTTAAGCCAGTCACTCTCTGAACTTCTTAATGGCCCCATTGATGTTTCTGATCTATCACTTTGTAAAGCTTTCAACCAAAATCACCCTGAAAGCACAGAATTCAATGATTCTGACTCTGGCATTTCGCTGAACACAAGTCCCGGCCTGGCATCACCAGAACACTCAGTGGAATCTTCTGTCTATGGAGACACACTGCTTGGCTTCAGTGATTCTGAAATGGAAGAGCTAGATAGTGCCCCTGGGAGTGTCAACCAGAACGGTCCTAAAACGCAGCCAGTACAGTCTTCTGGAGAGACAGTCCAACCCCTGTCACCATCCCCGGGGCACAGCACTCCAGTGCGTGATGCCCAGTGTGAAAAAACGCCCAAGAAAGAGTTGCCTGTAAGTCCCAGTCACCGAAAAACCCCATTCACAAAAGACAAACATTCAAGCCGCTTGGAGGCTCATCTCACAAGAGATGAGCTAAGGGCCAAAGCTCTCCACATCCCATTCCCTGTTGAAAAGATCATTAACCTCCCTGTCGATGACTTCAATGAGATGATGTCCAAGGAGCAATTCAGCGAAGCTCAACTGGCATTAATTCGAGATATACGCAGGCGGGGTAAGAATAAAGTGGCTGCTCAGAATTGcagaaaaaggaaactggaaaatatagTGGAACTGGAACAAGATTTGGAtcatttgaaagatgaaaaagaaaagttgctcAAAGAAAAGGGCGAGAATGACAAAAGCCTCCATCTACTGAAGAAACAGCTTAGTGCCCTGTACCTAGAAGTCTTCGGCATGCTACGTGACGAAGAGGGAAGGCCCTACTCTCCCAGCGAGTACTCCCTGCAGCAGACAAGGGACGGCAATGTGTTCCTCGTGCCCAAAAGTAAGAAGCCAGTCGTGAAGAAAAACTAG